GCTGTGGCTGCTCACGATCGCCTGGGACGTGCGCAAGCCGGTGCGCGAGCACCTCGCCTTCCTGCGCGACTGGTCGCTCCCGCTGGCGCTTCTCCTGCTCTACCTCTACAGCCGCGGGATCTCCGACGACCTGGGTTTCGTGTCGGTGCACGTGACCGAGCCGATCGACGCCGACCGGTGGCTGTTCGGCGGCACGCTGCCCACGGAGTGGCTCCAGACGCGGCTGTGCGGCGAGCCGTGCATCCGGGCCTCCGCGCCCGCCTGGTACGACGTCCTGCTGACGACGGTGTACTACTCGCACTTCTTCGTGGCCCTGACGATCGCCGCGGTGCTGTGGATGCGCAACCGGTTCGAGTGGATCCGCTACATGCGCCGCTACCTGTCGCTCAACTTCCTCGCCCTGACGATCTACATCGTCTACCCGATGGCACCGCCGTGGATGGCCTCGCGCGACGGGCACCTCAGCGACGGCATCGCCCGGATCACCGGCCGCGGCTGGTGGGAGTTCGGCCGCGGCGGAGGCGGCGGTGGTGGTGGCACCCACCAGAGCATCTCGGCGGTGGGCAACCAGGTCGCGGCGATGCCGTCACTGCACGCGGGCATCTCGATCCTGGTGGCCGCCTGGGCGATCAGCCGACTGCGGGGCCGCTGGCGGTGGCTGCTCGCGCTCTATCCACTGGCGATGTCGTTCATGCTGGTCTACTACGCCGAGCACTATGTCGTCGACATCATCGCCGGCGGCCTGTGCGTGGCGGTCGTGCTGGTCGGCTGGACCACGTGGGAGCGCCGCAACGGGCGCCGGCCTCAGCGGGTGGTCGGGGCGCCGGGCACCGAGACGTCGTAGACCTTCGCGTCGACGCCGAGTAGCTCGAGCAGCACGGCGGCCTTGTCGTCGGCCTGCTCCGCGCTCCCCCACCGCACCAGCCGACCGTCGCGCAGGTGCAGGTCGATCTCGTCGACGGTGCGGACCTCGACGAAGTCGACGAGCTCGGACACCGCAGGGTCGAGCGCCACGACCACGGCGGCACCCTCGGCGAGCGCGTCGCCGTCGGCGCCCGGTCCGACCTTGACCCGGGGCAGGCCCGCCGGGGCCTTGTCGAGGCGTCCGAAGGCGACACCTGCGGCGTCGAGGTTGGTGAGCCGGTCGCCGCGGTCGAGCACCGCGACCGGGGTGCGCTCGACGATCTCGATCCGGACATCGTGCGGCCAGGTGCGCGAGACGTCGACCGACTTGACCGTGGCGAGGGAGCGCAGCCGCACCTCGATCGCGCGCAGGTCGACGGTCGCGAGCGGCCCGCCGAGCGGTACGTCGGCCGTGGCGAGGACCTGCTTCTCGGACAGCTGGGCGTTGCCGATCACCTGGACCGCGTCGGCGCGCAGCCAGGGCGAGAAGTAGACGGCGTAGGTGCCGAAGCCGAGCGCGACGACGAGCAGGACCGCGGCGAGGACGTAGCGCCAGGTCAGCCAGCGACGAGCCCGCTGACGGCGCGCGAACGCCCTGCGCATCCGCTCCTGGGATCCGGCCTTCGCCCCGCGGGCGCGGCCGCTACCCCTCGCCATCGCCCCGCCTGCGGTCGGTCGCTTCGCTCCCACGCGGCTTCGCCTCCCTGAGCGCGGCGACCACCAGGGGCGCGAGGGTCGTCACGTCACCGGCACCGAGGGTGAGCACGAGGTCGCCCGGGCGGGCCAGTCCCACCACCGTGTCGACCACGGCCGCACGGTCGGGGACGAAGCGGGTCCGCCCGGCGGGCGCCGGCACGGCAGCGGCCACCAGGGCCCCGGTGACCTCGGGGTCGGGGTCCTCACGAGCGACGTACACGTCCATCACCACCACCTCGTCGGCGGCGCCGAGCTCCCGGCCCATCTGCTCGCCGAAGATGCGGGTGCGGGAGACCAGGTGGGGCTGGAAGCACACCACCAGACGACCCTCGCCCGCGACCAGAGACCGGGCGGCCTCGAGGTCCCCGCGGATCTCGCTGGGGTGGTGGGCGTAGGAGTCGTAGACGCGGATGGCACCGCCGGCCGCGTCCACCGATCCGACCAGCTCCATGCGGCGCTTGGCCCCGCGGTGCTTCGCCAGCCCGGCCGCGAGCCTGGTCGGGTCCAGCCCGAGCTCGAGGCCGACGGCCAGCGCGAGCAGGGCGTCCTGCGCGTAGTGGCGCCCCGGGACAGCGAGCTCGACGGCGCCGAGATCCGCACCGTCGCGCGCGACCCGGAACCGGGTGCGGCCGCCCTCGATGACGAGGTCGTGGCCGCGCAGCCGGGCGTCGGCGGCGAAGCCGACGGTCCGCTCGGTCAGGTCGGCCCGCTCGGCGAGGGTGACCTCGGCGCGGCCCACGAACTCCGCGAAGGCGGCCTCGTAGGCATCCTCGCTCCCCCAGTGGTCGAGGTGGTCGGCGTCGACGTTGGTGACGACGGCGATGCGCGGGGTGTAGACGAGGAAGGCGCCGTCGGACTCGTCGGCCTCGACCACCGCTACGGGTCCGGTGCCGAGCCGGGCATTGGTGCCCAGGCTCTCGACCTCGGCGCCGATCGCGAAGGTGGGGTCGAGACCGGCCTCCTGCAGGGCGACGACCGTCATCGCGGTGGTCGTGGTCTTGCCGTGCGTGCCGGCGACGGCGACTACGTCGCGGCCGAGCAGGACGGATTGGAGACCCGCGGAGCGCGGCCACAGGCGCAGCCCGCGGTCGAGCGCGGCGACGATCTCGGGGTTGTCCTCGCGGGCCGCGGTCGTCGCGACCACGGTGTCGACGCCGGTGAGGTGGTCGGCGGCGTGGCCCAGGTGGACGGTGATCCCCTCGGCGCGCAGGGCGCGGACCACGGCCGAGTCGCTCACGTCGCTGCCGCTGACGGGGACACCGGCCTGGTGCATCAGCCGCGCGATGCCGGACAGCCCGGCGCCGCCGATGCCGACGAAGTGGACGTGGCCGAGGCGGTCCGCGGGCAGGATCTCGTCGGGGACCGGGATCTTCACCGCACCGCGTCCCGGATGATCCTGGCCAGCCGGTCGTCGGCGTCGCGCGGCACCAGGTCGGCTGCCGCGGTGCCCATCCGGGCCAGCCGGTCGGCGTCGGTGGCCAGGGCGGGCACCGTGTCGGCGACGTAGTCGGCGCTGAAGGAGGCGTCCTCGACGAGCAGCGCTCCGCCGGCGTCCACGACAGGACGGGCGTTGAGGGCCTGCTCGCCGTTGCCGATCGGCAGCGGCACGAAGATCGCGGGTACGCCGGTGGCGGCCGCCTCGACGACA
This region of Nocardioides sp. L-11A genomic DNA includes:
- a CDS encoding phosphatase PAP2 family protein, yielding MTVTEATGRAETLSPIATRAVPLLVYAGALGAYIVTVGLPKQSWVAVIWLWLLTIAWDVRKPVREHLAFLRDWSLPLALLLLYLYSRGISDDLGFVSVHVTEPIDADRWLFGGTLPTEWLQTRLCGEPCIRASAPAWYDVLLTTVYYSHFFVALTIAAVLWMRNRFEWIRYMRRYLSLNFLALTIYIVYPMAPPWMASRDGHLSDGIARITGRGWWEFGRGGGGGGGGTHQSISAVGNQVAAMPSLHAGISILVAAWAISRLRGRWRWLLALYPLAMSFMLVYYAEHYVVDIIAGGLCVAVVLVGWTTWERRNGRRPQRVVGAPGTETS
- a CDS encoding FtsQ-type POTRA domain-containing protein; this translates as MARGSGRARGAKAGSQERMRRAFARRQRARRWLTWRYVLAAVLLVVALGFGTYAVYFSPWLRADAVQVIGNAQLSEKQVLATADVPLGGPLATVDLRAIEVRLRSLATVKSVDVSRTWPHDVRIEIVERTPVAVLDRGDRLTNLDAAGVAFGRLDKAPAGLPRVKVGPGADGDALAEGAAVVVALDPAVSELVDFVEVRTVDEIDLHLRDGRLVRWGSAEQADDKAAVLLELLGVDAKVYDVSVPGAPTTR
- the murC gene encoding UDP-N-acetylmuramate--L-alanine ligase, whose product is MKIPVPDEILPADRLGHVHFVGIGGAGLSGIARLMHQAGVPVSGSDVSDSAVVRALRAEGITVHLGHAADHLTGVDTVVATTAAREDNPEIVAALDRGLRLWPRSAGLQSVLLGRDVVAVAGTHGKTTTTAMTVVALQEAGLDPTFAIGAEVESLGTNARLGTGPVAVVEADESDGAFLVYTPRIAVVTNVDADHLDHWGSEDAYEAAFAEFVGRAEVTLAERADLTERTVGFAADARLRGHDLVIEGGRTRFRVARDGADLGAVELAVPGRHYAQDALLALAVGLELGLDPTRLAAGLAKHRGAKRRMELVGSVDAAGGAIRVYDSYAHHPSEIRGDLEAARSLVAGEGRLVVCFQPHLVSRTRIFGEQMGRELGAADEVVVMDVYVAREDPDPEVTGALVAAAVPAPAGRTRFVPDRAAVVDTVVGLARPGDLVLTLGAGDVTTLAPLVVAALREAKPRGSEATDRRRGDGEG